The nucleotide sequence gcgtgtgtgtgtgtgtgtgcgtgtgtgtgtgtgtgtcacaaagCTCTGCCACTACAGTCACACAGGGGCAGCGCTGCTTTTTTATGTAATTGTGCTCTTTCACAATTATTTTTGGTACACCAGCACATAAAGCCCTATCtgataagcacacacacacgcacacgcacacacacacacacatgccactGCAGCCCAGCAATCTTCAGAGGAACAAGGAAACATGTTCATGTGCACATGCACTCGCGCACAGATtgggaaaagggagaaaaaagacaaatcatTCCACTCAGAGAGTcagagaaagagcgagagagagaagaaattgAATTGAGGGTGGTGAGGCagggggaggtgaggagaggaggaggggtgaaTTGGTAAGGGTGATATTGCATAGTTTAATCTGTTGAGTTCAGCCATAGAAGGGCTGGgtttgggggaggggaggaggagtaCAGTAGCAGGCCGCCTGACATGAGTTCTTCACTGCACCAGACAacatcactctgtgtgtgtgtgtgtgtgtgtgtgtgtgtgtgtgtgtgtgtgtgtgtgtgtgtgtataaatatgGGACTAAATGCAGGGATGAAAAGAGGTAgatgacacaggtgtgtgttctAGATAAATTGATAATCTCTCGGTCCTTTCGAACTCATTAACATATAGACTAATTGATAATTTATTTGGTTTGATTTCCTAATCTTACTAAtgtgtcatatatatatatatatgtatatgtatataattttttttttttaaaacaagtgttttctataaatttttattttccctcacATATTCAATAACCGTCTGCCAATAATGTAGTTTGACCTCTAGGGGGAGCTCTCTGTTTCTATATCTTTAGAGTAGGCACTAATTGGGTggttaattgtgtgtgtgtgtgtgtgtgtgtgtgtgtgtgtgtgtgtgtgtgtgtgagactgtttTTGCCAGTATCACATTTTCATGTTCAGTGTTTTcatgctctctctccctgctgttTGCTCAGTGCCGACTGTGTCTGGCAGCTCATTGTGGGTTTAGGTGTCATGAACATGCGCACgcacaaaccacacacacacacacacaacgcacaccacacacaccaagtGCTTGGGGCATTCTCATCCCCTTCTCTTTTGATTCTATGAATTTAATATGTGCTGTCTGCAGCCACAATTTATGCGGTTGACAATACTGCCTATTTTCTAATATTtacatatatttgtgtgtgttgcagttaCACAGAGATGAAACTCAGACCCGTTTCCCACCACTAGAAGGGTCTCGACACTGAAAACACTCCCATATATTATTTACTGgagtttctgctgttgctgtaggaATCAAAGACCATCAAAGATCATCAAAGCGGAGGGTGATGTCATCGCGGGCATCGTGCACGTGCGGTTTGTCGGAGGAGCAGATTAAGCTCAGCCTCTGCTGCCCTCATTTTACGTGTCAAGAGTTGTCAGCTAAGCTAAGCTTAATGGTCGCTGCTGCGTGCTACGTCCCCCCTCATTGGCGTCACCTTTCTATACTGGGTGGGAATAGAAACCAGTCGTCCATCCCAGGGTCCCTGCTGGGAGCTGGGCCTGGGAACGCTTCCCTACCCAATATTACTGGGATAAAATCATTGTTGAGTCTCCAGGATGATGCAGAATCAGGGCTGCGACGCTCTCGCTGTCGTCAAGGAAAAGATTTGAGCTGTAAATGTGAAACTGTAACGCCAGAGTGACAGAACTGCTAGCTTAGCTAAAGGTTAGCGTTGCTCTTAGGCGGGAATGTCGCGCGGTGACTTAGCAGAGGTCGCACacgcaggaaaaaacaaagcagactCGCATCAGGTGTGTTTACTttcaatctgtgtgtgtgcgtgtgtgtgtgtgtgtgtgtgtgtgtgtgtgtgtgtgtgtgtgtgtgtgtgtgtgtgtgtgtgcacgctgatGTGACAGCTGATTTATTCTGTTTGCTCTTCAGGTATCCTGATATTTGTCAGGCAAACCTGGACAATAAGAGTGTTTGATGACTTTGCTCTTCATGTTCATGCTggaattttcttcttttatttattttttaagtttaaaagCTGTAGAGGATCATTTTCCAGCCGGTCTTTGATAGCATCTTAAGTGAATTAGGGGCTTCACGGCAGCGTTATCACACACTCTTTTCACGTGTCACCATGATCTGTTGGTTCAGTACTTTAGTCTTTGTCCACGCTGTCTCCTATTGTCTTTTTCTCTGTGAGTCCTGTCCTCTttcctggacccccccccccccccccccccccccccagcctggacTTGCAGCACCCCCACATCAGGCAAACATGGCTCCTCCATCTCAGTTTAAGGAGATTGAGAGCAGCCAAATTGAAAGAAGCCATTTCTACAGCTGTCATCTGATCATTGATGAGGCTGATTCCTGCAGCACtaaaggagagagggatggaggacggggaaggggggggttcgGTGGGACAGGGTCCTGggttctgtctccttctgccAATTTTGTCCACTTCTGCAGCCTTGAAGTTTTTTATCCTCTCAGTAAACGCAAGCAAGACCTTCACCATCATTCATTCTGGAGTCTGTGGGTGTCTCAGGATTTGAGTCTAGCTAGCTAAGATGCAACAACATTAATGTTCAACATTATTCTTTTATATCTGAATCACCAAAACAGGGCTCGAAGGTTTGGATCTCAGATGAAATAAAAGTTCCTATTAAGTGTtcaaacagacacaaaaatgcagtttttttttattatttcttcatCAGTCAGAATAAAAAGTCTGAGGACGtctgatgcagagcagcagtttTAGAAACGGAGTTTTTAACGGGCAGATCGAGACCTTCGTTTCTCAGGTGGGTTCTCGGGACAGAAGTGAGTGGATGAGCGGTGCCTCCTGGTCCTCGCCCACATCTCAACGGCCACGAAGGGTCGCGACcctcacacacagctgacagcaggCACGCCGGCACGCCGGCACGCCGCCGCCCACACGTCGATGCCCTGACCACATCGTTTACACGTGACCGCCGATGACCCCGGGGTCGCTGAGCTGGTTTAGCAGGTTTGAGGACGCCGCGCAGGCTGTCAGGCCTCGCCAGCATCTGCCGAGGACTCGACTttagaaaggaaggaaggaaggaaacaaGGAAGCAAGGAAGGAAGCGAGGGATTAAAAACAGCCcagttgttgctgatgttgcacTTGAACACCAACACCTTCTCGCTGCCGCACAACACATCCAAGCATTTGCTGCGTCGCTGCTGTGGCCTTgcactccgtgtgtgtgtgtgtgtgtgtgtgtgtgtgtgtgcgtgtgcgtgcgcgtgcgtgtgcgtgtgtgcgtgtgtgtgtgtgtgtgtgtgtgtgtgtgtgtgtgtgtgtgtgtgcgtgtgtgtgtgtggtataaCAGTGTGACCTTGATGTCTGCACTCAGCATGAAGACACAGGAGAGGAGTGAttaacaggagagagagagcgagggagcgagcagggagatgaaaaagagaaaagtgtgtGATTGAGGGTGAAAGTTAAATATGAGACAACAACAACGTCCAgcagaaaaaagggggagagaacGTCAGCGATGGTGGTGGAGAACAGTGACTCACCActtctcttgttttctttcttcctgcaggCAGTCTGGAGGAGCCGTCATCAAGAACAGGTAAGAGATGAAGgatgggaggaaggagggaggaaggaggagggaggagggaggagggagggagggaagagggaggaaggaggaaggagggagggaggaggaggagggaggagggaggaagggaggaaggaggagggagggaggagggagggaggaaggagggaggaagggaggagggagggagggaagagggaggaaggaggaaggagggagggaagagggagggagggagtagggaggagggagggaggagggaggaaggagggaggaagggaggagggaggagggagggagggaagagggaggaaggaggaaggagggagggaagagggaggaaggaaggagggaggacggagggagggaggagggagcatCCTGTCAATGTTAAACTGAAATTCTTTTTGCCGTTCACCTTCAACAATTCTTCTTCCTtgccctcccctgctcctcctacCCTCCTACCTTcctacccccctaccccccctaCCTTcctacccccctacccccctaCCCTCCTACCCTCCTACCCCCCTACCCCCTACCCTCCTACCCTCCTACCCTGCAGCCTTGGTGAGGAGTTTTATAAAGAAGCCATTGAACACTGCCGCAGCTACAACGCCCGCCTGTGTGCCGAGCGCTCCATGCGTCTGCCCTTCCTGGACTCCCAGACGGGTGTTGCCCAGAGCAACTGTTACATCTGGATGGAGAAGAATCACCGCggcccaggtgtgtgtgtgtgtgcgtgtgtgtgtgtgtgtgtgcgtgtgtgcgtgtgtgtgtgtgtgtgcgtgtgtgtgtgtgcgtgtgtgccatTCTTGGCTGGTTGCTGTGCTGCAGCATAGCTTGTGCTCTCGTTATtgtcctgcagcatcctgccgccccccccccccccccccctctttgtttacacccccccccccccgaccccttTGCACCTAAACTTCTCCTTTATTTACCCGTTCTCCTCTGTTTACCCGTTCTCCTTTACTCACCCGCCCCCTTGCAGCGGTGTAGCTTGGCAGGGAGGCAGACGCCCCCCCAGGCTGACGCCCCCCCAGGCACCAACTGTTCCAGGGGGAGCAGGttgatgtgtgtttgctttaaaaGAGGCTGTTGCCTCACTCGGTTTGTAACTTTAGTAACTTGAGTAACTTGAGTTGTCTTTTGGCGAGTCCCCGGTCCCGTTATGACTCAGCCCAACGGACGGGCGGCTCTAGGTCACGTGACCAGGTCACTGAGCTGCGTCTCCCCCAGGTCACGCCCCCGGGCAGCTGTACACGTACCCCGCCCGCTGCTGGCGCAAAAAGAGGCGGTTGAACATCCTGGAGGACCCACGACTGGTTCCCATCGAGTTCAAGATCGGTGAGTGGAGTTAATAATTAAGAATTAACGAGGACAACCCGTtcttattatgattattattattattattattatgattattattattattatttggctGCCTGATTTCTGTTGTCTCAGACTACGAAGCTTCTCTAAAAAAAGAGGGCGGCGTCCCAGACGGGCCGGTGCTGGAGTCGCTGCTCGCCGGGGAAACCCTGGACAAGAAGGTggagaccaaggaggaggagTCCATGAGCGAGTGTCAGGTGAGACGCCGGGGgtgtgtcctcgtcctcttgTCCCCCGCCTGGACGCTCTCCGTCTGTGGCTGCCTcatgaaggagaggaagaggtgaAGGTGGTTTGGGAGGAACCCAacagtctgtctctgtccccttCCTGAACCGGGTCCACagaagctgctggtgggggACTTCCCTCATGAACTGGAGGTCGACGAGATGGAGGAAGACGTTCCAAAGCGCAAGAACCGTACCAAAGCACGGGTAGGAGGCCGGGGGGACCGTCCTTATATTTACAGAATTAACTTTTCTCAATCTCATCTTGTGATAAATGATAAGTTTTGTGTCGCTTTGCTTTGGATTTTCCGAGAAAACAACTGTTACAATTGGATCCAGAGCTTTGGCCCCTGCTGGGACCTTCTTTATTATTCACAACTTTGATTAGATCACACAgagttttttcctctcttcttttggGAAATCCAATGAGAAGATAATCAAGTGTTAACTATGTATTCTGGGCACCAtcacacacttttacacacacacacacacacacacacacacacacacacacacgctcacatgcaGACACCAGGGCTGCTAATTGGAGCTGGTGCTTCCCTGCTAGGTGTCATCAACCCCCTTCTGCTGGAAGTCAAGCTTAACACTAAGGGCAGATGATTAGCAtgcgcgcttgtgtgtgtgtgtgtgtgtgtgtgtgtgtgtgtgtgtgattttgcgCCTGGTTTCTGTGGATCCAGTTGTCTCAGTTCTGGCTGGTGTGTTTCCTGCAGGCCTGTGGTGTTGGAGGGATGAGAAAGAGACAGGAGCCGCCTGCCATCGAGGACAGAGACAAGCCTTACGTCTGTGACAGTGAGCGCCGTCGCCTCTCCCACCGTCTCTGTCTGACTGGAAATGAGGCTCATTTtccttatgtgtgtgtgtgtgtgtgtgtgtgtgtgtgtgcgtgtgtgtgtgtgtgtgtgtgtgcacgtctgtcaCAGTTTGTGGAAAGCGTTACAAGAACCGTCCAGGGCTGAGTTACcattacactcacacacacctggcagacgaggaaggtgaggaagactCTGAGCGACACACGCTACCGTTCCAGCGCAAGAACAACCACAAGCGTGAGTCTTTGGTCCATTTATCAGCGTCTCAGCTGGGACGATTGTGCGTTCACAGGTACTGAGGAGTTACTGTAGTTCGTTCCAACGATCCATTATAATTAGGAACTATTGAtgttcctcctgcagcatcatagatagtgctgctctgctgctctgctgctgctgctgctgctctgctgctgctgctgactgagcCAAATCACAAGTTTGCCCTTGTTTGGATCAAGGATTGTAATTTCTCCCAGTAGACCTCGGAGGCTCACGGGCTCTCGCCGAGTCCCGTTTCAGAGAAAGGCGGAAACGCGTCAGCATTATCAAATGTGACAGATGTGGCAGCTGATGGTGAGTGATCAGCACCGACCAGCAACAGTGTCACGACCTGCTTTTGAGGTTAGGTGAGCACGCGTGTGCATCTGCGTGCTTGTTGCTAATTACTATATGCTTTAGCGTGATCATCTCCTGCCCGAGCACATCCTGCTTCTGTGTTGTGGTTAGCAACAGGCAGGTGGTGGACCATGGTTGGAGGAGTGTTTCCAGGTTCCCCACCCTGAGGAGCCACAAATACTCAGGAATTAGGGAACCAAAACCTTAAGTTAAACGCGGCCGTATGCGTCATATTAGCTGCAGCATGTAGCTTATTGTCGTTCTTAGCAAAGCTCCACATGTAAAGTAGCAGGCTGAGCTAAACACAATCACAACCTTTAAAGgcgcagcggcgccgctgctgctaatgctgcatGCTAATGGTGGCTGCTTCAGTCCTGGCTGAAATATCTCAGCTTGGGTGGATTTGCATGAAATTAAATGTTCCACTCATGATGAATTGTAATCAATTTCCTCGCCAGTTTGTCCACTTTATCTACAAAACGAATGACTCTCCCATCGGCCTCAGCGCTATTTTGTGTTGGGTGCTAATTAGGAAGCGTTAGCAGGGAACCTGGTAAAGTTAAGAAGATGAAGACGGTGCCACTGATAGTCAGGGGCCCTGAACTGTTTGTTTATTAATAATATCATGTTATATTCCCACGTACGCTCACTCCATGCACGTTATGTAGAGACCACGCCTCGCTGTTTTTGTTATTCAGAGGAGCATTTTAACGTGTCCTTCCTCCGTCTGACGCTTCCACAGCACAAACTAGAATATTTCAGCCAATTTAATGAAACGTGGCCGCAGCACCCCGTCGTGAAATATGTCTCGTGTAGAGCACATTTGGCTCAGGGACGTCTGCTCACACTAAATATTGGTGTGGATTTCACCTTCACCCACATCGTTCCCTTTGGGATCTTTGACTTTTATTTAATAAGATGAACTGCAGAGAGTACCTTCTGGCAGACGTCCTGAAGCTGTAAAGAGGCCGAGTGCAGAACCAAGAGGGATCCGGCTCCGCGCAGCCCCGGAACAGTGGCGCACGGC is from Takifugu rubripes chromosome 11, fTakRub1.2, whole genome shotgun sequence and encodes:
- the dpf1 gene encoding zinc finger protein neuro-d4 isoform X1, with the protein product MNEIEIAATFHVQYRALQCCILSYYTKMATAVQNPLKTQSGGAVIKNSLGEEFYKEAIEHCRSYNARLCAERSMRLPFLDSQTGVAQSNCYIWMEKNHRGPGHAPGQLYTYPARCWRKKRRLNILEDPRLVPIEFKIDYEASLKKEGGVPDGPVLESLLAGETLDKKVETKEEESMSECQKLLVGDFPHELEVDEMEEDVPKRKNRTKARACGVGGMRKRQEPPAIEDRDKPYVCDICGKRYKNRPGLSYHYTHTHLADEEGEEDSERHTLPFQRKNNHKPKKAPDGSVIANGYCDFCLGGSKKTGCPEDLISCADCGRSGHPSCLQFTVNMTAAVRTYRWQCIECKSCSLCGTSENDDQLLFCDDCDRGYHMYCLSPPMSEPPEGSWSCHLCLRQLKEKASAYITLT
- the dpf1 gene encoding zinc finger protein neuro-d4 isoform X2, whose amino-acid sequence is MRLPFLDSQTGVAQSNCYIWMEKNHRGPGHAPGQLYTYPARCWRKKRRLNILEDPRLVPIEFKIDYEASLKKEGGVPDGPVLESLLAGETLDKKVETKEEESMSECQKLLVGDFPHELEVDEMEEDVPKRKNRTKARACGVGGMRKRQEPPAIEDRDKPYVCDICGKRYKNRPGLSYHYTHTHLADEEGEEDSERHTLPFQRKNNHKPKKAPDGSVIANGYCDFCLGGSKKTGCPEDLISCADCGRSGHPSCLQFTVNMTAAVRTYRWQCIECKSCSLCGTSENDDQLLFCDDCDRGYHMYCLSPPMSEPPEGSWSCHLCLRQLKEKASAYITLT